Below is a window of Desmonostoc muscorum LEGE 12446 DNA.
CAAACCAAGGAAATTATCAAACTGCCTATGAGTTTGGTAAGTTAGCACTAAAACTCGATCGCCACTTCAATAATAGCCAATTTATTCCGAAGACAAATAATATTTTTGCACACACTATTAATCCATATCATCAACATTTAAAAACTAATTTATCCATCTCTAGACAATCATTCCAAGTGTCTCAAGAAACTGGGAATTTGGTGTTTGGTGTTTGGGCGGTTTCGTTTTATATTTGGGCGATGTTAATTAAAGGCGATCGCCTGTCAGATGTCTATGCCGAAACCGAGAAATATCTGAGCTACGTTCAACAAGTAAATGATGTCAATATGCTGTATGCATTTACTTTACAGCGGCAGTTTCTTTTGAACTTACAAGGCATCTCAAAAAACACCGATTTATTGGATAATGAAAATGACCAAGATATTCCCTACATAGAAGTTTGGAGACAAAAGCATAACTTTGAGCATGGAATTAATTGGTACTGTTTTCTCAAAATACAGTTATCGTACATTTATGGCCGCTATGGTGATGCAATTCAAGCGGCAGAAGAAGCTAAGAATACCTTGCCTTCTAACTCTGGTTTCTTCCCAATTATTCAATATCATTTTTATTATCCACTGACTTTGGCAGCAGTTTATCCCAATGCGACATCAGATGAGAAAAAGCACTATTGGGAAATTATGCAAGAACATCAACAAATCCAGAAAAACTGGGCGAATAATTGCCCAAAAAACTTTCTGCATAGATACCTATTGCTATCTGCGGAAATGGCAAGAATTTCTGGCAAATATATGAACGCCATCGAATTATACGATCGCGCCATTGCCAAAGCGAAGAAAAACGAATACCTCAACGAAGAAGCACTTGCCAATGAACTCGCAGCTAAGTTTTATTTAGAATGGGGTAAAGAACGCATTGCCCAAGAGTATTTGATTAATGCATACTATTGCTTTGCTCGTTGGGATGCTAAAGCTAAAATTGATGACTTAGAACAGCGCTATCCCCGACTGCTAGCCCCGATTTTACAACAAACGCGTTCACGAAGTGACTCTGAAAGAGTATCGCTCCTCACGCCCAATGACACCATCACAAGTACTGATAACTTTGCTACTTTACATCCAAGCATCAGCAAATCAGTCACTTCTAGTAGTAATGTATCATTCATGCTAGATATGACAACAGTTCTCAAAGCCTCTCAGACTCTCTCCAGTGAAATTGAACTCGAAAACTTACTTGCTAAACTGCTTTCTGTGGTGATTGAAAATGCTGGTGCAGATAAGTGTGTATTTCTATTGCTCAAAGAAGATAGATTAGTCGTTGAGGCGACTGCTGAAGTTGGGCAGCAATCAGCCGTGCTACAATCCATCCCTGTTGAGGATAGCACAGAGGTTCCTCGTAGCCTAATTTATGCCGTCAAACGCAATCTGCAACCTAGCGTCATTATTGATACAGCAATGTATTCGACGCTAATCGCCGATTCTTATATCATACGTCAGCAACCCAAAAGCCTGTTGTGTATGCCGATTCTCTACCAAGGCAAATTATTGGGGATTTTGTACCTAGAAAACAATTTGACTACTGGGGCGTTTACAAGCGAACGCGTGGAAATCCTGAATCTATTATGCACTCAAGTTGCAATCTCTCTGGAAAATGTTCGGCTGTATCAACAGGCACAAGATACCTTAAAAACCTTGGGGCAAACCGAACAATTTTTGCGGTTAATTATTGACAATATTCCCCAGTCTGTTTTTTGGAAAGACCGCAATAGTGTTTATTTAGGCTGCAACCGTAAATTTGCTGATGATTCGGGTGTAAAATCGCCGGAAAATGTAATTGGTAAAACCGACTACGATCTTTCTTGGACTCGTGAGGAGTCGGATTGGTATGTAGAATGCGATCGCCGTGTTATGGAGTCTGGACAAGCTGAACTCAATATTATCGAAACATTGCAGCAAGCAGACGGAAAACAAATCTGGTCGAATACAAACAAAATTCCCCTACGAGATAAAGAGGGAAACGTTTTTGGCATTCTTGGCACATGTGAAGATATCACCGAACGCCAGGAAGCAGAACAATTACTACAACATCAAAAACAACAATTACAACAAGCATTGCAAGAACTCCAAACAATGCAATTGCAATTAGTTCAGAATGAAAAAATGTCTGCCCTTGGGAATTTGGTAGCAGGTGTTGCTCATGAAATCAACAATCCGATTGGCTTTATTGCCGGGAATATTGAACCAGCGAAAGATTATATTAAAGATTTGTTTGGGCTAATTAACCTTTACCAAGAAAAATTTCCCCGTGCTGGCTCAGAAATTGAAGACGAAATCGAAGCGATGGATTTAAATTATTTACGCGAAGATTTACCTAAGTTATTGGATTCAATGAAATTGGGTGTTAGCCGTATCCGCAGTATCAGTAATAGTCTGCGAACCTTCTCGAGATCCGATCATGATTATAAAGTTCCTTTTGATATTCACGAAGGCATTGATAGCACTATTTTGATTCTGAGGCACCGTTTAAAAGCTAACGAAAACCGCCCTGGAATTGAAATAGTCAAAGATTATGGGCAATTACCTCCAGTGGAATGTTTTGCTGGACAACTCAATCAAGTTTTTATGAACTTGTTAGCAAATGCCATTGATGCACTTGAAGAATATAATACAGGACGGAGTTTAGAAGAGATTCTATCTAACCCTAATTGCATTACCATTCAAACCCGTGTAGCAAATTCAGGTAATCACGTTTTGATTAAGATTGCTGACAATGGCGTGGGGATGTCACCGGAAGTTAAACAAAAAGTATTTGACCATCTTTTTACTACTAAACCTGTAGGCAAAGGTACAGGATTGGGATTAGCGATCGCTCGTCAAATTATAGTAGAAGGACATGGCGGTTTACTCTCCTGTACTTCCGAACTTGGACGGGGCACAGAGTTTGTCATTCAAATTTCTATTCAAGAAACTTAAAAAGTAAAAAATCATCTTTATTTGGCATTTTCACTTTGGTATTTTTATTTTTTTAACTTGGTAACAAGCAAAGATGATATTTAAATTATGGAAAAAATGGTGGAAAATCAACCCAAAAATGTATGTTAAAACTGACAAAAATTATTACTTATTGAAATGGCGATCGCCTATCAAATTGTCGTAGAAAAACATGCAGGAAGTATTGAAGTTGATTCGACTCCAGGACGTGAGACAGAATTTACCATCCGTATTCCTTTAACAAGTAAGAAGTAATTTTTAATCCCAGACGCGATAAATCGCCGTCAAGACGAAAAATTGATTATTGTAGAGACGCGATAAATCGCGTCTTTGCGATGTAGAATTTTCATCAAAAAACCTTAACCGAACCGTATTGGAACCACATCTGTCGTAAGGGCACAGCAATGCTGTGCCCCTACCGCGTGGTCTATTGACCTGAAAATAGCTGTAACGTAAAATCTATGTCCCCCAAGGAACGGACGTTCCTTGCTAATAGCAAAAGTAATCTAAAGATTACTAAATATCCTTAAAAGCCTTTACTTTACTTTAGTAGACTTTAGCTAAAAGCCAAATAACTTTAGTTCCAGGTGGGTGACAAAGCCAACAGTTAAGCCATTTCTAACTTAAGTTGACACCAATGCATAGCGGTGCTGCCGTACAAATTTATGTAGCTCATGTAATTGTGAACCGTTATATACTTGAAGAAAGTTGATTCATAATTTAAGTCTCCTCTAGGGATTTACAAATAAAAAAACATTCAACTTTTATTGTGGGATGGGCGTCTTGCCCGCTCATTAGAAAGAGCAGACAAGATGTCCATCCCACAAGATTGGAAAATTTACTTATTGGTAATTCCCTGCACAACAGCTAAGACATCAACTCTCTGAGGTGATATGCTTTTAAAATTGCAACAAATTGTTGTTAAACCCGGTCAACAAATGTTACTCCAAAATATAAGTTGGCAGCAGTTAGAAAATATTTTAGAAGAAATGGGAGAAAGGCGTGCCGCACGTATTTCTTATAGTGATGGTTGGTTAGAAATTATGGTTCCTCTACCAGAACACGAAAAAGATAAAGAGCTTATTGGTGATTTAGTCAAAATATTGTTAGAAATACTCCAAATTGATTTTGAACCTTTTGGTTCTACGACACTTAAAAATGAGCGAATGCGGCAAGCAGTAGAGCCAGATACTAGTTTTTATATTCAAAATCAAGCTGCTGTCATTGGCAAAAATCGCATAGATTTAAATGCAGACCCACCCCCAGATTTAGCAATCGAAATTGATATTACTTCTCGCAGTCGATTTGATAATTATGCAATTTTGGGAGTTCCTGAACTTTGGCGACATACACAAAAAGGTTTAGAAATATCCTTACTCAAAGACGGAAAATATATCAAATCTGAATCTAGTCCTAATTTTCCTAATATACCAATTATTGAATTAGTTAATGAATATGTTCAGCAGTGTTTAACAATTGGCAGAAGTCAAGCTATGCGTAATTTTAGAAATTGGGTTAAAGATAATTTATAGCCATTGATATAGGAGAATTCAGAAGTCAGAAGTCAGAATGGGCTACGCCCCGCTACGCTAACAGAATTATAATCGGCTCTCTGCGTAGCTACCAGACATAGATAGTATACTTCACACTTCTTGAAATCTGCTGTAATTTGCATCCCATTTTGAATTCTGAATTCTGAATTCTGTATTTTTCTTGAGAAAGGCGATCGCTCATGACTACCGAAAACAACCCAACAGCCATTGTAGACTGGGAACACCCCACACCACCGACAGATTTAATTTTTGATGACGGAGAACCCTTGGAATCAAATCGCCACCGTATTGCAATGAATGTCCTGATTCGGTCATTGCAACAAGCTTGGGCTGACCGCAATGATTTCTTCGCTGGTGGTAATATGTTTATTTATTACAGCAGCGCCCAAGTATGTAACCAGGATTTCCGTAGTCCCGATTTCTTTGCTGTCCTGAATGTAGATGGGACTAATTCTCGTCAAGGTTGGGTAGTGTGGGAAGAAAACGGTCGTTATCCTGATGTGATTGTAGAATTAATGTCACCATCCACAGCCAAAATAGATCAGACTGTTAAGAAAAACCTTTACGAACAAACTTTTCATACCTCAGATTATTTTGTCTATGACCCCTTTGACCCGACTTCTTTACAAGGGTGGCATTTAGATCATAATCAGCAATATCAATCTTTAACACCGAATGAGCGTGGTTGGCTATGGTGTCAAAAATTAGGTTTATGGTTGGGAACCTATGAAGGAACAATAGACAGAGAAACGGCGATATGGTTGCGGTTTTATGATGTGGCTGGCAATTTGGTTTTGTTACCAGACGAAGCCGCTGCTTTCCAAGCACAAGCCGCTGCTGCAAGAGAGGAAGCCGCAGTTGCAAAAGCAGCTCGTTTAGCAGCTAGATTAAGAGAGTTGGGTGAAAATCCAGATATTTTGTGAGAGATTTTAGCTTTTTTCATTCGGCGAATCAAGCTAAATTTAAAAGCTTTACGTTCTCCTAACTTTTTTGGAAAAACTAGATGCGATCGCTATTTGGAAATATAGGAGTTGTAGATGAAAAGACAAGTAATTATTTATCCAGGAGAAGATGGTTACTGGGTGGTTGAATGTCCTAGTTTACCAGCTTGCATCAGTCAAGGAAAAACTAAAGAAGAAGCTGTTGTAAATATTAAGGAAGCTCTTGAATTATATATTGAGGTTTTAAAATAAGAAGGTAGGACTGTTGTAATTGAGTTAGTGTAAATGAAAAATTGAATGCGATCGCCATTTTCAAATCTCACAACAAACAAGTGCGATCGCCATTTTCAAATCTCACAACAAACAAGTGCGATCGCTATTTTGAAATTTCACAACAAACAAGGGCGATCGCTATTTTGAAATCTCAGAAAAAATAAGTGCGATCGCTATTTTCAAACCTCACAATAAATAAGTGCGGTCGCTACTAAGTAAAGCCGCACCATTCAAGTTTAATTAGTACAAGAATTACGGTCAAAGACAACTTCAATTAAGGGATTATAATTACAATCACGAGTTTTGCACCATTTTCCACAAAATAATACCCGCCACAATAAAAATAATGCTGACAAAGAGCATTACAACAAAAACTTCTGCATTACCTCTACTTAGTAAGTGATAAATTGCAACAAGAGCAAAAAATGCGACAATAGAAAAGCAAATCCCAGCAATTACCTGCCCTATCGTTTTCAGTACGGGATTATGGGTTTTTGGTGTCGTTGTTTGATTTGATGAAGAGGACTTTGACACAAAAGGTATCTCTAAACGATGATGTGGTTCTACTGATGGTGGAGCCTGAGAAATATTAGTTTTTGGTGTCGTTGTTTGATTTGGTGAAGAGGACTTTTGTCCAGAAAGTATCTCTCGAAGATGATGTGGTTGTACTGATGGTGGAGCCTGAGAAATAGGTGTGACTTCTTCTGCAATTAGTGTTGCTTCAATTGATTCCACATCTTGCCTGTTAAGTCCTAACATTTGTTGATAACGCTCCAAATCACCACGAGTGTAATCACTCAAAGGAAACTCTCTCTTAATCTCATCAACGAATGCCTGCTCATATTGCTGCAATTTTTCCTTGTACTCTTGATAAGGTTTTAAAACCTCAGCTTCAATTGCAGCAACTTCTTCAGGAAGCAATCCCAAATTGTCACGTTGGACATCTAATATTTTGCGACCAATACTAGGAATCTCGCCCCTACTAGCGTAATGCTCAACTTCTTTGCGATACCTCAGTTTTGGATCGCCAATTGGTGCTTTAGCCAAATGGATTTTGAATCCTTCTCTGAATGCAGAGATTCCTGGTCGCATCGCTGGAGATGCTTCTTGAACTTTCTTTTTGGCGTACTCATGCAACTCATCAACTGAAATCTCCCCATCGTTATCTTGATCTGCTGCACCTGTTTCAATACCTTCAATCAGATAACGGGTATAAATCGAAAGATTTTCTCCTGATTGCTGAAAAGAATACTGAGTCGCAGTGGAAGAACTTAGAACAACTCGCCCTTCCCCCCCCATTTCAACTTGAATATTAACAGAACCATCATCTTTAACTGACCAACCTTCTGGAAATGCCCCACTAAAGCAGCAATCAAGAATTACGACTTGTCGTTTAGAACGGCTTTCATTCATAATGTCGTGAATGAAACTGGCAGGAACAGCAGTTGATTTGATGAGCCGTCCTTGGGAATTTTTGCGAGTAAAACGAGTAGCTAGGTGAAGTTTGCTATTCTCATCTTTGATACCGTGACCGGAGAAATAAAGTACTACAAGGTCATCTTTGCTACGATCGCTAAACAATGTTTCGATCGCTTCGTGCATTTTCTGAGCTTCGGGATTCTCGAGCTTTTGAATGTTTGCTTCAGCAAAGCCCCCCATTTCTGGATGCTGTAAAACTTTAGCGATCGCCTGCACATCGTTAACTGAGGCTGGTAATGGGTTTAGACCAGGCTCATACTCACTGACTCCAATTAGCAAGGCTACCTTAGTCATTTTACTATCCTCTGTTTGAGATTTCTCAGCCTCGAGCTACAAACCTTTCGGCGGCTTCCAGCGCTGCTGTTAATTCTGCCTGACTGCTGGCTGTAATTTTCAGCTTTTTACCGTTGGCTTCTACTTCTAATTCAATCGGTTTGCCACCCAAGCGATCGCCCAAAAATCCTAATAATTTCTTAAAATTGGCTAGGCTTACCTCTGCCTGCAATACTCCCAGTAGGAAACCTCCTAAAGCCTTCGAGCCTTCTGGTATTTCTGTTACTGCTACGAGTTCAGCATTTTCTACATCCAAGTCTCTGACTTCTCGCAGCAGATTTCGTGTTTCCCGTTCTTGCTCTTCTGGATCTAGGTCTGGATTAGAAAGAGCGATGGTTAATTTGACGTTAGATTCAGAACTCATTTTCTAGCCTTTTAGGTTTTTAAGCAGTTGACAGTCTACTATTAAGTTCATATCCGCTATGTAAATTCCTGAAATTTATTCAAGATTTTTAGAAAAACTTTAAGACCTAAGCATTGACAGCAAATACCAAATATGGATGATTGGATTGAGAAACCACATCTTTCGTAGGGGCACAGCACTTCTGTGCCCTGAAACCCAGGGTCTATTTACCATCAAAGAATAATGAATAAAAGCCTGAAACGACCTATTTTGCAAATGCACACTATGATTAAGTTGTACAGTGCCTAAGTCCTAAAACTTCTAAAATTTAGGTAAAAATCAGTAGAGATAGGAGCGATCGCTCTAAAAAATAACTGCAAAATCAAAAAGGCAATACTTTTACAGTCTGCGAATTAGCAAACACCACAAATACAGCTATGTTTGCTCAATTTTATTAAAATTAAAAGGTTTACGACTCAGAAACTTAATTTACAAGTCACAAAAGCAGCTTTTCATGTCACAAAAGCTGCTTTTAAAGTCGCAAAAGCTACTTTTAAAGTCACAAAAGCAGCTTTTCATGTCACAAAAGCTGCTTTTAAAGTCGCAAAACTTGATTCACATCACAATTTACCCAATCCCCAGTCCCCAATCCCCAGTCCCCAATCCCCAATCCCCAATCCCCAATCCCCACTAACTCGAAGCACTAGTATAAAACCGCAATGCAAACCGCCAAAACCAAGTAGAAAGGAAAAATAACGCCACTGCCAATACTCCTGCACCCATCAACCAGCTAATTTCACCCCGACCTAGCATTGCTTGGGCTGGTATTGTCGTTAAAAAAGTCACTGGTACTACAAAGGTGAAGAAAAAACGGTAAGCAGTTGGATAAGCTGTAATTGGATATCTTCCTGCTTCTAATAAACTACGCAATACCTCAGTAACATTGTATATTTTCACGAACCATATAGTCATAGACCCCAGCATAAACCACAGGCTGTATAGAATTACCAAGCCAAAGAATAACGGCACTACACTGAGTAAATATTTGTCTATTCCTACACCAAGGCGTTGACCTGCGTAGCCAATAATGATGCAGCCAAAGATTAAATCGGGTAGTCCCCAAGGTGAAATGGTGTTAGTAGAAAGCCAAAACTGACTGCGAATTGGTTTCAATAATATAAAATCAAGAGTGCCTTCTTGCACATGGCGGACAATGCGATTTAGGTTCGGTGCGAGAAATGTGGCGGAAAATCCTTGCAGTAAGGTAAAAATTCCCAGAACTATTAAAGCTGCTTCCCATGACCAGCCAGCAAAAGTGTAGCCGGTGCGGTAAAACAAGAATAGCCCAAAGAGACTGCCAGCAAGGTTTCCCAGGCTGCTGAAGGTAGCTATGACAAAGTTGATGCGATACTCCAACTCAGCTGCGATCGCTGCACTCCAAAATAGTCTTAGTACTTTCCAATATCTTTGCATCTTGCACCCCCTGAGTTGATATAGACTTTAAAAATTACAAAAGAACTTCACATAAATTTAATATTACTTTTTATTCAAGAAAATTACAGAACGTTAAGATGTTGTGGATCTATCTATTCAAAGCTTAGAAATTTTATGCATTTAGATTTACCGCAACTGATTAAATCACTTGGCTACTTTGGGGTGTGGGCAATTGTTTTTGCTGAATCTGGGTTGTTAATTGGTTTTTTTCTCCCTGGGGATAGTTTATTATTCACTGCTGGGTTTATTGCATCTCAGAATTTACTGAACATTTGGGTTCTGATTTTTGGTGCTTTTGTTTGTGCAGTCTTAGGTGACAATGTTGGCTATTTTACTGGGCATAAATTTGGCAGAAGACTATTTCAGAAGGAAGATTCGTGGTTGTTTCATAAAAAACACATTGTGAAAACCCAAAATTTTTATGAAGAACACGGGAAGAAAACTATTGTTTTAGCGCGTTTTTTGCCAATTGTACGCACTTTCGCGCCCATTGTGGCGGGTATTGGTGCCATGCATTACCGCACATTTATGTCTTACAACTTAATTGGCGGCTTCGTTTGGACTTTTGGAATCAGTCTGTTAGGGTTTTTCTTAGGAAAAACCTTACCACCTGAACAAGTAGATAAGTACTTGTTACCGATTATTGGATTAATTATAGTTATTTCTTTAGTACCATCAATTATTCATCTGATCCAAGAAAATAGAGCAAATAAAGGTTGAAAATATGTGAAAATTCAGAATTCTGAATGGGCTACGCCCCGCTGCGCTAACAGGAGTCAGGAGTCAGAATTTAGAATTTAGAATTAAAGCATAAAGCGGCTTGGGTTTTGAAACTACTGGCAAGATTTTATGACTTCCTTAAACATCAACCTCTACCTATTTCTAGAAAACCTGATTTTTTTCGTCATTGCCACACTTTTTATTGTGGTTGTGAACTGGGGCTGGAAAAACACAAAAACCTATACTTTGCCTTTACCGTTTCCCGGCTGGTATAAAATTTGGTTTGGCTCAGTACAGGTATTAGGAATACTACTGCCATTAGTAGTGATGCTATTGTGGGGTGTATGGTGGAGCGATCGCACTGTCTTAACTGTGCTTGGTTGGTATTTTATTGTATTAGTGTTGCAAATTATTTCCGAGAGAGTCGCCCTGAGAGAGTTGCAAAATGTAGTATGGGTGATGGTTCCCTACATATATTTACCGTACCGCTTCTGGCAGTTATATGAGGGTTTAACAATCTTAGGCTCTGAAAGTAAGTTACTGTGGGTGCGATATTTATTAATTTTTCAACTAGTGCTGTGGATTGTCAATTACGCCATAGATGTGTCTCAATTGCCACGCCTGTTTCGCTGGGAAGTCGAACAAAAATAATTGGGGACTGGGCATTTTGTAGGGGCACAACATGTTGTGCCCCTACCCGTGTTCTCGTTTTGTGGCATGGCTTTTTACACCACTTCCATTCCTCTCCCTCACCCTCCCATCTCCACGTCTGTGCGTCAGCATAAATAATAAGTGTTTTAACGGTCATAAGTGTTAATAGGGTAACATAGTGGGCAAAAGTGTTAGCAGAGGCAGATAAGCGATCGCGATTATTCTATAATTGTTAGCTTGCCTAATAATTAGTAGAACATATTAAAACTTTCCTCATGAAAATTTGGAATGAACAACTAGGCGATCGCGTAAGTAAGATCATTTACCGCTATTTACCCGCCTTTCGTTGGCGTAATTTTCGCCTGTTTTTTGGGGGACAGTTACTATCCATGTCTGGGACATTTATGACTCAGCAGCTAACTATTCCTTGGCTGGTATACGATTTGACTCAATCAGCTTGGTTGTTAGGAGTTGCAGGGTTTGTGCAATTTTTACCTACGTTATTAGTGATTCCCTTTTCGGGCGTATTGTCCGATCGCTGGAGTCGTCGTGACTTGTTAATACTGGTGCAGATATTGGGAATTAGCGTTTCCTTGGCTTTAACGATTCTTACCTTTACGAATTGGATTACGTTTCCCATCCTATTGATACTCAGTGTTCTCAATGGTTTGCTCAAGGGATTAGATATGCCCGTGCGTCATACAATCGTCACCGAAACCGTAGACGATCGCGCTGATTGGAGTAATGCGATCGCCTTGAATTCAGTGATGTTAAGTTCCTCTCTAGTATTGGGGCCAGCTATGGGCGGGATTTTGATTGCTACGCTAGGGGTGAAATATTGTTTTCTCTACGATACCCTCAGCTATATCCCTGCCATCTTTACCCTGCTAGCGATTCGGCTTCAAGCCAGATCCATGCAGACCCTTACGAACTTTAGGGATACTTTGGAAAAAATGCGGGAGGGCTTTGAATATGTCTCCAAATTCCAGCCGATTAGAGCAATTTTATTAATGCTAGCCTTACATGGTTTAGTTGGGATGTCTCATGTCGCGCTCATGCCCATCTTTGCGGCTAAGATTTTAAATGGCGATGCGACTACAATGGCTCATCTCAGTACTTCAGCGCCGATTGGATCGTTGTTTGCCTGTTTGTATCTGAGTTTTAGGCGGGGGATTGCGGGCTTAGAGCGTTTGATCGTAGCCTCTCAAATCTCTATGGCGGTAAGTCTGATTTTCTTCTCACTATCGCGTCAAGTTTGGTTGTCAGTAATCATACTGGTGTTTGTAGGCTGCTTTAGCATCCTCAACATTACGAGTAGTAATATGATTATCCAAAACCTAGTTGCCGAGGATAAGCGTGGACGGGTGATGAGTTTTTATGCCCTTGCAATGGTGGGTACTATGCCCTTTGGGAATCTGTTAGCTGGAACTTTAGCGCAGAATTTTGGTGCGACTAATGCCTTGATTGTCTGTGCCAGTATGATTATCTTAGGTGCGCTATGGTTCTCTGCACAATTGCCAGTAGTCAGCCGTTGGATCGCTTACGAAACAAATCGTTTATCTAGTCGTTAGTCATTAGTTTTTCCCCGCGTCAGAGCGTCAGAGCGTCTTCCCCACTCCCCACTCCCCACTCCCTCAGTTAGATAATTGCTCAGAAACTCTCCAAAACCTGATAACGTCAAACAAAGGAAAATATTCTTCTGGACGTTAGAGCTTGAAAACGCGTTCTAATTACTGGCTACTGCTACCTTATATCCGACCCCAGTGGCGAACCATTACTAAGGGATTTATTGGCATTTTTGGATATGTGCTGGCAACATTAGTGTTAATCAATCTTGCCGGGAAATTGGCAATTCCCTTGGCACAAGGCAATGTAGTAGCCATCGTCCAAATAACAGGGATTTGTGCCTTAATCTTTCTTGTGAAAAGTTTGTTTGAATCTATACAAGATATGTACATGGCGAAAGCTGCTTTAAAAGTTGCTTTTCATCTCCGCCAACAAGTTTACACACATCTCCAAAAGCTAAATCTCAGTTATTTTGAAACAGCAAAAGCAGGTGATTTATCTTACCGCCTCACCGAAGATGTTGATCGGGTTGGTGAAGCGGTCAATAAAATATTTCACGACTTTATTCCCTGTGTTTTGCAGTTGGTAACAATTTTGATTTACATGATTTATCTGAATTGGCAACTGACACTAGCAACGGTGATAGTTGCACCACTAATGGCTATTTTAATCGGCTGGTTTAGCGAACAGTTACGCAAGCATTCTCTAAAAAGTCAAAATCGGGTGTCGGGTTTATCTGCTATCCTTTCGGAAATTTTTAACGGTATCCGTTTGGTACAAGCTTTTGCGGCGGAAAACTACGAAATTGCCCGGTTTGGCTATGAAGCAGAACGCGGTCTAAAAGCAAAATATTCAGCCGAAGGATTAAAAGCAATTCAGATTCCCATCGTGGGATTTTTGGCAGCCTCAAGTGCTTTATCTTTACTCATAGTGGGGGCGTGGCAAATTTCCCAAGACAATTTGAGAGTAGCCAATTTTTTTAGTTATCTAGCTGCGGCGGCGCTGTTAGTTGACCCCATTGGTCGCACTACTAATAACTACAACAAATTTCAGGAGGGTGAAGCATCTGTTAACCGGGTTTTTGAATTGATGGCAATTCAACCGACGGTGATAGAAAAACCAAATGCGATCGCCCTACCTCCAGTTGCAGGCCAAGTAGAATATAATCATGTTTCTTTTGGCTATCAACCCGGTGAATCCGTATTACAGGATATCAGTTTGTTGGTATCACCGGGTGAAGCGATCGCTGTTGTGGGTAGTTATGGTGCTGGTAAAACCACATTTGTGAATCTCTTACCCCGCTTCTACGATCCCGAAGTTGGTCAAATCTTAATTGACGGTATTGATATTCGGGATGTCAAGTTACATAGTCTGCGGCGACAAATTGGCATTGTTCCCCAACAAAGCATCATGTTTTCTGGAACAATTGCCCAAAATATCGCTTTTGGACAAGACTTTTTTGATATGCAAGCGGTGACAGCAGCTGCGAAAATTGCTAACGCCCATGAATTTATTAGCGAATTGCCAGAAGGTTATCGTACTTGGGTGGGCGAACGTGGGGTAAACTTATCTAGTGGACAAAGA
It encodes the following:
- a CDS encoding trifunctional serine/threonine-protein kinase/ATP-binding protein/sensor histidine kinase, giving the protein MNIAVDPIAKLLNYQITEQLYTSFRTLVYRAIREDDRLPVIIKLLHQEYPTFSELLQFRNQYTIAKNLDLQSIVRPYSLEPYHNSYALVMEDFGGISLREWMKTAMESNPNFLEEFLDIAIALSEILEGLYRHRVIHKDIKPANILINPETKQVKLIDFSIASLLPRETQEIQNPNVLEGTLVYLSPEQTGRMNRGIDYRSDYYSLGITFYELLTGQLPFECSDPMELIHCHIAKQPPILARGAGGREQGGEIPQVLCDIVMKLMAKNAENRYQSALGLKHDLEVCRRQLQETGEIKAFELGKRDICDRFIIPEKLYGRQAEVEILLDAFDRIANPPESGLRGVEIMLVAGFSGIGKTAVVKEVHKPIVRQRGYFIKGKFDQFQRNIPFSAFVQAFRDLMTQLLSESDARLEQWKSKVLQALGENGQVMIEVIPELESLIGKQPPATELSPSAAQNRFNLLFLKFTQVFTAPEHPLVIFIDDLQWADSASLKLMHLLMSEVDIGYLLLIGAYRDNEVNPVHPLILTLDEIQKLGATVNRITLAPLDQLSVNHLVADTLSCSLELAAPLTDLVLSKTKGNPFFCNQFLKALHQDQLITFNFEGGYWECDLAQVRSLSLTDDVVEFMAIQLQKLPTQTQEVLKLAACVGNQFDLATLAIIHEKSQIETAADFWKAVQDGLIIPINEVYKFYQDSSLVISHLQRTNDSGQMTGYKFLHDRVQQAAYSLIPESQKQATHLKIGQLLLKSTPAEAIEASIFDIVNQFNEGIDIIYEQSQRYELAQLNLMAGKKAKASTAYKAAVKYFTLGRELLTEDSWQTHHQLTFQLYRESGECEYLIGNFNQAEKLFDIALSHSQDKFDQAEIYGIQMYLKMTEGENIEAGFSCGLKGLRIMGMNLPVTSQEQQAAIDAEVKELKARLIAIRPGDLFDLPEMTDPVNKVCMSLLADLWAAAYMGGHQNLSSLIPLLMISLSLSYGNAESSGFAYCLYGMSLANQGNYQTAYEFGKLALKLDRHFNNSQFIPKTNNIFAHTINPYHQHLKTNLSISRQSFQVSQETGNLVFGVWAVSFYIWAMLIKGDRLSDVYAETEKYLSYVQQVNDVNMLYAFTLQRQFLLNLQGISKNTDLLDNENDQDIPYIEVWRQKHNFEHGINWYCFLKIQLSYIYGRYGDAIQAAEEAKNTLPSNSGFFPIIQYHFYYPLTLAAVYPNATSDEKKHYWEIMQEHQQIQKNWANNCPKNFLHRYLLLSAEMARISGKYMNAIELYDRAIAKAKKNEYLNEEALANELAAKFYLEWGKERIAQEYLINAYYCFARWDAKAKIDDLEQRYPRLLAPILQQTRSRSDSERVSLLTPNDTITSTDNFATLHPSISKSVTSSSNVSFMLDMTTVLKASQTLSSEIELENLLAKLLSVVIENAGADKCVFLLLKEDRLVVEATAEVGQQSAVLQSIPVEDSTEVPRSLIYAVKRNLQPSVIIDTAMYSTLIADSYIIRQQPKSLLCMPILYQGKLLGILYLENNLTTGAFTSERVEILNLLCTQVAISLENVRLYQQAQDTLKTLGQTEQFLRLIIDNIPQSVFWKDRNSVYLGCNRKFADDSGVKSPENVIGKTDYDLSWTREESDWYVECDRRVMESGQAELNIIETLQQADGKQIWSNTNKIPLRDKEGNVFGILGTCEDITERQEAEQLLQHQKQQLQQALQELQTMQLQLVQNEKMSALGNLVAGVAHEINNPIGFIAGNIEPAKDYIKDLFGLINLYQEKFPRAGSEIEDEIEAMDLNYLREDLPKLLDSMKLGVSRIRSISNSLRTFSRSDHDYKVPFDIHEGIDSTILILRHRLKANENRPGIEIVKDYGQLPPVECFAGQLNQVFMNLLANAIDALEEYNTGRSLEEILSNPNCITIQTRVANSGNHVLIKIADNGVGMSPEVKQKVFDHLFTTKPVGKGTGLGLAIARQIIVEGHGGLLSCTSELGRGTEFVIQISIQET
- a CDS encoding HAMP domain-containing histidine kinase, with translation MAIAYQIVVEKHAGSIEVDSTPGRETEFTIRIPLTSKK